A single Polyodon spathula isolate WHYD16114869_AA chromosome 6, ASM1765450v1, whole genome shotgun sequence DNA region contains:
- the LOC121317277 gene encoding EGF-containing fibulin-like extracellular matrix protein 1 isoform X1, with amino-acid sequence MLRTCLFLSVALYYVLSQEIEETITFTQCTDGYEFDPARQQCRDIDECVIVTDACKGGMKCVNHYGGYLCLPKTAQITINNEDEPSRPAQSGPIVPPVVPTRPPPPPTRRLPQVMFRRTHCNTGFAPDEQNYCRDINECEVSNPCQHQCYNLLGSFMCQCDQGYELNRDRVTCQDIDECSFSNYMCQYQCVNEPGRYSCVCPDGYQLQGSRNCQDINECETGTDNCREDEMCWNYFGGFRCYPRNPCHEPYIRTSENRCVCPSGNPVCRALPHSIVYKYMSIPSDRSIPADVFQIQATNIYANTINTFRIKSGNEGGEFFLRQSSNVSAMLVLTKPVSGPREYIVDLEMITVNTVLNYRSSSLLRLTIIVGPYPF; translated from the exons ATGTTAAGGACCTGCTTATTCCTGAGTGTGGCTTTGTATTATGTTCTCTCACAAGAGATAGAAGAAACCATCACTTTCACA CAGTGTACAGATGGCTATGAATTTGATCCAGCGAGACAGCAGTGCCGAG ACATTGATGAATGTGTAATTGTCACGGATGCCTGCAAGGGGGGAATGAAGTGTGTGAACCATTACGGTGGCTATCTCTGCCTTCCCAAAACCGCCCAGATCACCATTAACAATGAAGACGAACCCTCGCGTCCTGCTCAGTCTGGGCCTATTGTTCCCCCTGTCGTCCCCACGAGACCCCCGCCTCCTCCCACCCGACGCCTTCCCCAGGTCATGTTCAGACGCACACACTGTAATACTGGATTTGCACCGGATGAGCAGAATTATTGCAGAG ataTAAATGAATGTGAGGTCAGTAATCCTTGTCAACATCAGTGCTATAACTTGCTGGGTTCATTCATGTGCCAGTGTGATCAAGGCTACGAGCTCAACAGAGACAGAGTCACTTGTCAAG ATATTGATGAGTGCAGTTTCTCCAACTACATGTGTCAGTATCAGTGTGTAAATGAACCAGGGAGGTACTCTTGTGTCTGTCCTGATGGATACCAGTTGCAGGGTTCAAGGAATTGTCAAG ATATAAATGAATGTGAAACCGGGACTGATAATTGCAGAGAAGACGAGATGTGCTGGAATTACTTTGGCGGATTCAGGTGTTATCCTAGGAATCCCTGTCATGAACCTTACATTCGGACATCTGAAAA TCGCTGTGTCTGTCCATCAGGCAATCCAGTTTGCAGAGCCCTGCCACATTCAATTGTCTACAAATACATGAGCATCCCTTCAGATAGGTCCATACCAGCTGATGTCTTCCAGATTCAGGCAACCAACATCTACGCCAACACCATCAACACCTTCCGGATTAAATCCGGAAATGAAGGAGGAGAGTTCTTCCTGAGG CAATCCAGTAATGTCAGCGCAATGCTTGTCCTGACGAAGCCTGTATCAGGACCTAGAGAATACATCGTAGACCTGGAGATGATTACAGTCAACACCGTATTGAACTACCGGTCAAGCTCCTTGTTAAGGCTGACAATAATAGTCGGACCTTATCCTTTTTAG
- the LOC121317277 gene encoding EGF-containing fibulin-like extracellular matrix protein 1 isoform X2 produces MLRTCLFLSVALYYVLSQEIEETITFTQCTDGYEFDPARQQCRDIDECVIVTDACKGGMKCVNHYGGYLCLPKTAQITINNEDEPSRPAQSGPIVPPVVPTRPPPPPTRRLPQVMFRRTHCNTGFAPDEQNYCRDIDECSFSNYMCQYQCVNEPGRYSCVCPDGYQLQGSRNCQDINECETGTDNCREDEMCWNYFGGFRCYPRNPCHEPYIRTSENRCVCPSGNPVCRALPHSIVYKYMSIPSDRSIPADVFQIQATNIYANTINTFRIKSGNEGGEFFLRQSSNVSAMLVLTKPVSGPREYIVDLEMITVNTVLNYRSSSLLRLTIIVGPYPF; encoded by the exons ATGTTAAGGACCTGCTTATTCCTGAGTGTGGCTTTGTATTATGTTCTCTCACAAGAGATAGAAGAAACCATCACTTTCACA CAGTGTACAGATGGCTATGAATTTGATCCAGCGAGACAGCAGTGCCGAG ACATTGATGAATGTGTAATTGTCACGGATGCCTGCAAGGGGGGAATGAAGTGTGTGAACCATTACGGTGGCTATCTCTGCCTTCCCAAAACCGCCCAGATCACCATTAACAATGAAGACGAACCCTCGCGTCCTGCTCAGTCTGGGCCTATTGTTCCCCCTGTCGTCCCCACGAGACCCCCGCCTCCTCCCACCCGACGCCTTCCCCAGGTCATGTTCAGACGCACACACTGTAATACTGGATTTGCACCGGATGAGCAGAATTATTGCAGAG ATATTGATGAGTGCAGTTTCTCCAACTACATGTGTCAGTATCAGTGTGTAAATGAACCAGGGAGGTACTCTTGTGTCTGTCCTGATGGATACCAGTTGCAGGGTTCAAGGAATTGTCAAG ATATAAATGAATGTGAAACCGGGACTGATAATTGCAGAGAAGACGAGATGTGCTGGAATTACTTTGGCGGATTCAGGTGTTATCCTAGGAATCCCTGTCATGAACCTTACATTCGGACATCTGAAAA TCGCTGTGTCTGTCCATCAGGCAATCCAGTTTGCAGAGCCCTGCCACATTCAATTGTCTACAAATACATGAGCATCCCTTCAGATAGGTCCATACCAGCTGATGTCTTCCAGATTCAGGCAACCAACATCTACGCCAACACCATCAACACCTTCCGGATTAAATCCGGAAATGAAGGAGGAGAGTTCTTCCTGAGG CAATCCAGTAATGTCAGCGCAATGCTTGTCCTGACGAAGCCTGTATCAGGACCTAGAGAATACATCGTAGACCTGGAGATGATTACAGTCAACACCGTATTGAACTACCGGTCAAGCTCCTTGTTAAGGCTGACAATAATAGTCGGACCTTATCCTTTTTAG